The genomic stretch tttatctctcaaaactgtaaaatatatatctttcaatatcaatatgttaaataatatttcagtTGTAATTCTAATAGTATCAGCATggttgctgagtggtaaagtgcttgacttatGATCTCGGGTTCCAATTGGGATGAAGAcaggattttcaatttcttggatttttagggcacctttgagtccacccaaccctaatggttgcctgacattagttgattGTTGTACTGGCCATATAACACCCTCATTAAatttggccacagaaacagatgacctttagatagacctatagatcacaagatttgaaaggagttttattttatttttttccttaattttAATAGTATTGACAAAGACATCTGTAGAAAGTATTTACTCAAGATGATTGATGGATGATAAAATCAGAAATGTCGTaaaaattgaaaacataaaatctatattttagTATTGGTTTATTTAAACAACATTATTACCAATATTAGTAGCATTTGAAAGTCATGTATGAAATTAAAAGATGTCTTTTCACCTTTGATATTTATACTGTTTTTGCATCTGCAACAAGATTGACTGAAAACATCCTCACAGAAGACATGTCAATATGTCCCTGCCAATGCAGTTCTAACCTTCTTTCTTGGATCAGAATAGTAAAATTTCTTCACAGCATCActgttttaattagaaaatttgTTCATAACTTAAACAGATCTGCAGTAAAAAGATAAATTATGATGATAAAACCTATTACAGATTTACATAACCAATTTTCATCTGAGATGTCCTTCACACTTCAGAATAGCATCACTCTGCCCATCTGTCAGGTCTTGTTGTGCATAAAATAATGAGTTTAGAGTAGTTGCCTGGGCCCTGACAGACTGGTACACACATTAACAAGTGAATACCATAAATCAATTGTTTAATGTGAGTTGCATATACACTATGTGATGATCATTAATAATTGGCAACATTACCGATATACAGAACTCATAATGCGATCAATAATTCAAATATATTGTCATACTTTTTAAAGCAATAATTACCAGTCTGTCACAGGCAATGTGGGCCCACACTCCTTCATCAGACAGTCATGCTTCAACAGCAACAAATACAAGACAAACTCCTAAACTAACTGGGCCATTAACTCAAACCCTAGTCTAGTTGACCGTATCAACAAAGAACAATAACCTTGCATTGCTACTCTACAGAATCTCAGCTTTGTAATGATTTAACAGTAGGGCAAGACCAGCTTAAAACCTAATTAACTTCTTATCCTAAGAAAGGGATAATATTAAAGCATAGAAGACTGCCACACAAAGGACCATATGTGTGCActagggttgttgttttttggaaTGAAGTGTGCACAGAACAAGAACCACACATGACACTTCCCTTCtttttggatttttttatatCTGGAAAGTTTTTACTAAGATGAAGTGTGCCCTCTAGGTGCAATTTCTGCAGTAGGAAATGCAGGAAATAGCTCAGAGCTCTTTCTCTAATATCTGAAATGACTAATTCTAATCAAAGATGCcagtctttctctctcattagCCTATCACTCATTTAATTCTCTTTAACCAAAGATGTTCACAAAACATCTTTATTTGTCTAGGCTAACAGTGTGTCATAGTGGTTGGTCTCTACAAGTCACTATGTTATCCAGTTTATTCACACCAAAGTAAACATTCAGGACCCATTATGCTTAACCTTAACTACTTTAATCACACTGTGACAGTATTAATGATGTATGTTGGATGGCGTCCAAAATTTTAATAAAGGACTTGAATTCTATTGACAGAAGACATCACAAGAACAAGTGCACTCAGCGTCAAAGATGGATGACATGAAACAAGACGTGAGTGATGAACTCAGAAATGTGAAAATTGAAAGGAAAGAATGCTCTCCACGTTCAGACACACCAGAACACAGCTCCACCATTGGTCAAACTTTTGAATTTGTTACATCAGAGAAGACAAAGGTATgacaatttttataaaaatactagtattaaattattctttgaaattttaattgaaatagtgcaaTAGAAATGACAAAAGTTGTTTGCCCTATAtttatagtaaagtaaagttaaccctttcaggccttgtgaTCTATGAGACAAAGGATATGAAGTAAAATTAaccctttcaggccttgtgaTTTATGAGACAAAGgatataaagtaaagttaaccctttcaggccttgtgaTCTATGAGACAAAGGATATGAAGTAAAGTTACATTCAGGCCTTGTGATCTGAGACAAaggatgtaaagctcatctgtttctatggccaatggttaatgatGGTTTAATGTGGGTAGCAAACAACCAACTGCATTGACTTTCCacttgtcaggtacccattcgagTATTCAAATGCATCCTGAAAatcccaaataaaaaaaagtcagtgCTCACTGGGATTCAAACCTGAGcaccctcagtttggaagctaACTCAGCCACTATGCCTTTCCCTATATTTATAAgtttacacttttttaaaattccgtTCAGGATATTTCCTTACTCTCCCTAAAGTGAATGTTTAAATACTCAGATAccttgactatatatatattccctcAACATCTTTATTAAATGAcatttaataaagaaaacatattctttttacaaagataTCTGAAGAACCAATTCTTTCAAGATCAATAATGAATGACTTAAAGCAAGACgtaaccaatgatttaaaaaatgtcataaaaattGAGAAGAATGAATCCTCTTCAGATACAGAGACATCAGAATATAGCTCCACTAGTCAAAGTTTGGAGTTATTTTTAGCTGATGAAACACAGGTAAGACAATTTTGATATAATGCTaagaataataattaattatttgttaaagTTGTAatcattatttgtttatttttgcaaTAGACGTGAGAAAATTGTGTACCGAGTATTtaagtttatttgtttattgtcCAGAATATCTATATATGTTAGGAGAAGAATAACACATTTCAGGGGATATCTCTTTCATGTGGCATTTGGGCAAATCTTTACaaattaattcttttcttttgtttggtaaAAGTCCtacgtttgttttgttttacatgtttctgacattccttcagattttaagattttttcAGCATTTCTCTGACAGTGTGGCAAGTCCCCTGGACTTTCAAATCATCTACATTGATTTGCTTTAAATCCATTCACAATTCTAAAATAAGTCTCTCTTTGACTGAAAGTATCTtctgttaaggcttccgcgcggtagttgttatgacatgattaggattaagttatttgtttcggaaataagaggaaagttttacttagcgacaagtgatgtgacagatctttaaaaaataagaacgctctaagaagacgcttcgtgtagagcagtagaaataaagaatagACATACGGATTTACGGAAAGACATTGGACGGATCCCTTCTTAAGTATTAAAATATTCATGATTGTTTGGTACTAGCGTCGACTACTATTTATTGATTGTTTGGCATTTCGCCGGTGTTCCTGATTTGgtttgttatgacatgatttggatttagttatttgtttcgggaataaggggaaagttttacttagtgacaagtgacgtgacagatctttaaaaaacaagaacgctctattCGACACTTTCCCcgtattcccgaaacaaatactaaattctaatcatgtcataacacttCCAACATGGGGATTActgcataaatatatatatttcaactgATGCAATAAGGTTTTACTTGTAGCACAAAGTTAATTAtgattttaagttataaaaataaaacaagatgtTATAGAGcgtataaattaaaaaacaacagtaaaGCTTCATATACAGCCTTGTGTCAATTGTTTTCAGTTAGTACAGTATTTGAAAAAAACCTTTTCAAAAAGGGCTTCAGATACAGAAAACATTCAtggatttaaaatgtttgtcttTTGCTCTTAAACTTCCACTTAGCACTAGGTCTTTAGTAATAGATTAAATTAGAAACTTCTTTTTTTAGTTTGCTATATTAATTACTTTCATTTTGcagaaaaaggaaaataaactGAGTCAAGAAATGATTTTCCACTGTGATATCTATCCTAGTAACGCTCAAGATGTGTATGCTAGaaacactccttacaaagatTTGTATGCTGGAAACTTGAAAGATCAAGGAACAAATCATTCCAATGAAAATAAACTCCACCAGCTGATTGATGCTGGGAAACAAGCCAACCAATCTCAGATGTGTACAGAAACATTTCCCGGTTCATCAACAGTAAAAAACAATGAGATGATGTGTTCTGGTAAAAAGACGTTTCAATGTAAGATTTGTCAGAAAGCATACACTCAATCCTCAAGCTTGAAACGCCATGAGACGACACATTGTGGGAAACCACTGAAATGTaaaatttgtcagaaagaatACACTCAGCACTCTAGCTTAAAGTACCATGAAATAACTCATTATGATAAAAAGCCATTTCAGTGTAAGATTTGTCATAAAAAATATACACTGTTCACAGATTTGAAATGCCATGAGGCAATGCATTCTGGGAAAGAGATGTTTAAATGTGACATTTGTCATAAGCTCTTCACTCAGTCATTCAACTTAAAACGCCATGTATTGATTCATTCTGATAAAAGACCATTTCAGTGTAAAATTTGTCTAAAAGCCTTCACTCTAGCGTCATCCTTAAAACGCCATGAAGTGCTTCATTTTggtaacaaaaaatttaaatgtgaaatttgTCTGAAAGAATTCACTCAGGCTGTACACTTAAAGAGCCATGAGAGGATTCATTCTGATAAAAAGCCATTTCATTGTaaaatttgtcaaaaagaatTCAGTTTTTCTTCTGGTTTAAAGCACCATGAGGTCATTCATTTTGGtcaaaaaccatttaaatgtgaaatttgtcagaaagaattTTTTATAAGCTTAAAACGTCAAAAGTTATTTCATTCTAATCAAAAGTCATTTCAGTGTAAAACTTGTCAGAAAGAATTCACTCTGTCCTCTAGCTTAAAATCTGAAGTGACAAATCAGTCTTGTCATGAGAATGTGATTATATTTGGCTTATTTAGTGGGtcaaaagtattattttcataaTATATATTGTGTCTTATCCAGGAGGAAATGAAAAATCAAAACACAacttagaaattaaaaaaaaaaaaaaatatataaaatgtattaagtTATAAGGAAACATTGTGGTTGAggattgaacatttttttttattctttacttTTCTTGAGctaaacagaaaattaaaaaaaatgcataagtGACAATACTTTctgagaaatgaaacaaaatgctGTAAGTTGGACACACTAAATTTACACACATcaaagaacacaaaaaaaaaaaaaaaaaagtcaacaagGAATTGAAGAAAACTTGTAATAAATACAGTGCAGGCTTACGTATAAACAAAAGAATATTAATGCACTAATATAAACTGTATTATAAGCAAACACATACAACTATCACAAGACAATTACATTGTAACTGTCCTAAAAGAAATAGTGTGAAAACTTGTGATAAGTTGGACACAAACCAGTTGCTTTGTCCTAAGAGAAATGGAAGGAGAAGAAATTGTTTCTTCTAATATCATAACTAGAGTGATGTCTTCATTCATGAAGCAATGTAGTACTGTTGTTGTCTCTGGTTCATAAGTAAATTAAGAGAGAGAGCAGGGCTGGTGGAGAACTTGTCAATGTTTCAAAGAAAATGTGGAGACTGGGTGACAAGCAGAAGACTTACCACTCAGTTACATTGAGGAAAGGGTGTGGAGGAGACAATtacagcagtggttctcaacctgttggTGGACTCCTTAGCAGTCATATGATGATTTTCCAGGGATTGCCTAAGACCTATGAAAATATGGATTTATATGCCTTTTTAAAACTTGACCTCATTTTTCAATaagcagttgttgttttttttttcattataattgtcatttgaagataaaaattgcaaaaatcttaatccaaaatatttcaaacattttgtaaCACTATCAAAAGCACAGTCACTTACGCTTatgaactaaaataattttagtggtCATCTCTGAGTGTTCAGTTTGGGTAAACTATTCAGGACAGTAGCTTAACTTTGATGTACTAAAAAATTAATCCACCAAGTTTTATGTTCATTCTTTTTTCTACCTGTTCTAAGGAATAATAATTGTACTAAGACTAAAACATGTCTTATATGTCAGAATATATTCAGTcctaaacatttaattttcattctggttgaaaacatttttgtagtAATCATAGTTAAACATCGTCTATCATTTCGTCTTTGATTAAAACTACTCACATTAGCCTCAAAGAATTCTTTACAAGAAATGGGATAAGAAATGGATAAGTTTACATTACTATATTCAAACACAATCACCACAAgtacaatatttcattttttgatgaaaaaatatttcagtttGGAATAACataattttaagttttttaatttctaatgaataaaaaaatcatatattttttttaaatttctaatgaatgaaaaaatcatatttttcttttgtaaaatttaaattatatgtaatatatatatatatgtcaggaAGTCAATTTTCTTTTCCAggataattgtttaaatttcaaaaactaATGATATTATTTCTGGTAAAAGGTAATTGATATTCTATTGGTAGATAggtttattaataatataattataataaatacacattaaaatttttttacctAATATAGGAAAGAAATATGTAACATATAgtaacatgaataaaaaaagtttacaccaaaagtttaattacttgaATGCTGTTAACTTCAGTTcagttcatttaaatattatcATAATCATACATGGCATAACCACCTTCCAACAAAACCTAATTTTTTATGACATAAATGTGGCACACATCATTTACATTTCAAGCTTATAATACATAGACATGtttttggagtttcattttttttttttttcaaaaaaaaaaaattcccattACAAGGAAATGACCCCAAAAATATTGTtcactattttaaaacattagaaTATTTCAAAGGAAGAATCCTTTATTTGTAggaaacatttcaaaaaaaagaaagaaaagctaCATTCAGTGATTTCTGGTACCGTACCATATTTTACTGATGTTgtttatatggctccttctgtctcaggAAAACAATTGATGCGCCCAATTGattcactggctttggttttgTCTTGATACATGGCAGATCAAGCGAATTCTGGAACGGCAGAGTTCACCACAGTTcatgcatgtatatgcatcagttctagggctagctgacagggcagttttctttctcttgactgatgcatcttattttcttttgctctctGCGGAAGTTTGTACCAGcatgtacagtctgtctccatgctatccggtcttgggctatctcttcccacatactttggttgatgcctgtggttctcatgtctcacaG from Biomphalaria glabrata chromosome 9, xgBioGlab47.1, whole genome shotgun sequence encodes the following:
- the LOC106075597 gene encoding zinc finger protein 583-like; the protein is MDDMKQDFSDELRNVIKIEKIEWSPLSETPDKNSIGQIFQSILSEKTEKTSQEQVHSASKMDDMKQDVSDELRNVKIERKECSPRSDTPEHSSTIGQTFEFVTSEKTKISEEPILSRSIMNDLKQDVTNDLKNVIKIEKNESSSDTETSEYSSTSQSLELFLADETQKKENKLSQEMIFHCDIYPSNAQDVYARNTPYKDLYAGNLKDQGTNHSNENKLHQLIDAGKQANQSQMCTETFPGSSTVKNNEMMCSGKKTFQCKICQKAYTQSSSLKRHETTHCGKPLKCKICQKEYTQHSSLKYHEITHYDKKPFQCKICHKKYTLFTDLKCHEAMHSGKEMFKCDICHKLFTQSFNLKRHVLIHSDKRPFQCKICLKAFTLASSLKRHEVLHFGNKKFKCEICLKEFTQAVHLKSHERIHSDKKPFHCKICQKEFSFSSGLKHHEVIHFGQKPFKCEICQKEFFISLKRQKLFHSNQKSFQCKTCQKEFTLSSSLKSEVTNQSCHENVIIFGLFSGSKVLFS